The following proteins come from a genomic window of Novosphingobium aromaticivorans DSM 12444:
- the trxB gene encoding thioredoxin-disulfide reductase: MATTHKTRMLIIGSGPAGLSAAIYGARAGMEPIVVQGLQPGGQLTITTDVENYPGFRDVIQGPWLMQEMQAQAEHVGTRMMWDTILEVSLDGSPFRAVGDSGDIYEGDVLVIATGAQAKWLGVPGEQEFSGKGVSACATCDGFFYRGKKVVVIGGGNTAVEEALYLTNHSPDVTLIHRRDSLRAEKILQDRLFAHPNVKVLWNQKVDSFVGEAGKGLTGVKLVDTVTGAESVVETDGAFVAIGHAPATELFKGKLELDESGYIVVQPGTPKTAIPGVFACGDVMDHTYRQAVTAAGTGCMAALDAERFLAELDFKAAQAVIA, translated from the coding sequence ATGGCGACGACGCACAAGACCCGCATGCTCATCATCGGTTCCGGCCCGGCCGGACTTTCCGCCGCGATCTATGGCGCGCGCGCGGGGATGGAGCCGATCGTGGTGCAGGGTCTTCAGCCTGGCGGCCAGCTCACCATCACCACCGACGTCGAGAACTACCCCGGCTTCCGCGACGTGATCCAGGGTCCCTGGCTGATGCAGGAAATGCAGGCCCAGGCCGAACACGTCGGCACCCGCATGATGTGGGACACGATCCTCGAGGTCAGCCTCGATGGCTCGCCGTTCCGCGCCGTGGGCGACAGCGGCGACATCTACGAAGGCGACGTGCTGGTCATCGCCACCGGCGCCCAGGCAAAGTGGCTCGGCGTGCCGGGCGAGCAGGAGTTTTCAGGCAAGGGCGTTTCGGCCTGCGCCACCTGCGATGGGTTCTTCTATCGCGGCAAGAAGGTCGTCGTGATCGGCGGCGGCAACACCGCGGTCGAGGAGGCGCTCTACCTCACCAACCATTCGCCCGACGTGACCCTGATCCACCGCCGCGACAGCCTGCGCGCCGAGAAGATCCTGCAGGACCGTCTCTTCGCCCATCCCAACGTCAAGGTGCTGTGGAACCAGAAGGTCGACAGCTTCGTGGGCGAGGCGGGCAAGGGCCTGACCGGCGTGAAGCTGGTCGATACGGTCACTGGCGCCGAATCCGTCGTCGAAACCGACGGCGCCTTCGTTGCCATCGGCCACGCGCCGGCCACCGAATTGTTCAAGGGCAAGCTCGAACTCGACGAGAGCGGCTACATCGTCGTTCAGCCCGGCACGCCCAAGACCGCGATCCCGGGCGTCTTCGCATGCGGTGACGTCATGGATCACACCTATCGCCAGGCGGTTACCGCTGCCGGAACGGGCTGCATGGCGGCGCTCGACGCGGAACGCTTCCTCGCCGAACTGGACTTCAAGGCCGCACAGGCCGTTATCGCGTAA
- a CDS encoding PAS domain-containing protein, translated as MNDKSSDNFPPPGYTDQAHTAFDPAVARFRAQHPEDTFEGASGVLFEQAMAQTRMAICLCDPHEKDLPIVFANRAFRHLTGYDEHEVVGRNCRFLQGPGTDPAAVARIKAALEREDVIVVELLNYRKDGTAFWNALHLGPVYDADGRLIYFFGSQWDVSDVRAVRADERHARQLARELSHRMKNMFAVIGSIVNFTGRVRGIEVEAREINDRIQALGRAYETTLDDSHRETVEVGQAIRAVLAPYDPDGTRIAFEGNGLRSDFASVSVLGLSLHELAVNAIKHGALSADSGKITVAWRKNGSTEGPAIRIDWVEQSASPRVSLDTGNDGIVDRMLDMARGGIVREWHQDGLRARLNIPLRENAE; from the coding sequence ATGAACGACAAATCCTCCGACAACTTTCCGCCGCCTGGCTACACGGATCAGGCCCACACCGCGTTCGATCCGGCTGTGGCCCGCTTTCGCGCACAGCATCCCGAAGATACCTTCGAAGGTGCGTCCGGAGTGCTGTTCGAGCAGGCGATGGCGCAGACCAGAATGGCGATCTGCCTGTGCGATCCGCACGAGAAAGACCTGCCCATCGTTTTCGCGAACCGGGCCTTCCGCCATCTTACCGGCTATGACGAACACGAGGTCGTCGGCCGCAACTGCCGGTTTCTGCAAGGCCCCGGCACCGACCCTGCGGCCGTCGCCCGGATCAAGGCCGCGCTCGAGCGCGAGGACGTCATCGTCGTCGAACTGCTCAACTACCGCAAGGATGGCACGGCGTTCTGGAATGCGCTCCATTTGGGTCCGGTCTATGACGCCGATGGCCGGCTGATCTACTTCTTCGGCAGCCAGTGGGACGTGTCCGACGTCCGCGCGGTTCGCGCGGATGAGCGCCATGCCCGCCAGCTCGCCCGCGAATTGTCGCACCGCATGAAGAACATGTTCGCCGTGATCGGCAGCATCGTGAACTTCACCGGCCGTGTACGCGGCATCGAAGTCGAAGCGCGCGAAATCAACGATCGCATCCAGGCGCTTGGCCGCGCCTACGAGACCACGCTCGACGATTCGCACCGCGAGACGGTCGAAGTCGGGCAGGCGATCCGCGCCGTTCTCGCGCCTTACGATCCCGATGGCACGCGCATCGCGTTCGAGGGCAATGGCCTGCGTTCGGACTTCGCTTCCGTCTCTGTGCTCGGCCTGTCGCTTCACGAACTGGCGGTGAATGCCATCAAGCACGGCGCGCTCAGCGCCGATAGCGGAAAGATCACCGTGGCCTGGCGCAAGAACGGCTCGACAGAGGGGCCGGCGATCAGAATCGACTGGGTGGAACAGAGCGCTTCGCCGCGCGTCTCCCTTGATACCGGAAACGATGGAATTGTGGACCGCATGTTGGACATGGCAAGGGGTGGAATTGTGCGCGAATGGCATCAGGACGGGCTTCGGGCCCGACTGAACATTCCCCTCCGGGAGAATGCCGAATGA
- a CDS encoding hotdog fold thioesterase, translating into MIWWNGEMPSMDRLTRLGSSSMPAHLGIEFVDCGEDWVRGRMPVDHRTHQPFGRLHGGASVALAETIGSMAGAMVVDPDRFATVGMEINANHLRPVRDGWVYATARPDALGRTTHVWSIRIEDEAGKLVCVSRLTLAVIPLERK; encoded by the coding sequence ATGATCTGGTGGAACGGCGAGATGCCGTCAATGGATCGGCTGACCCGGCTCGGCAGTTCCTCGATGCCCGCGCACCTCGGCATCGAGTTCGTCGATTGCGGCGAAGATTGGGTGCGCGGCCGGATGCCGGTCGATCATCGCACCCACCAGCCATTCGGCAGGCTCCACGGTGGCGCTTCGGTCGCCCTTGCCGAAACCATCGGCTCGATGGCCGGGGCTATGGTCGTCGATCCCGATCGCTTCGCCACGGTCGGCATGGAGATCAACGCCAACCACCTGCGCCCCGTCCGCGACGGCTGGGTCTATGCCACCGCACGGCCCGATGCACTGGGCAGGACCACGCACGTCTGGTCCATCCGGATCGAGGATGAAGCCGGGAAACTCGTTTGCGTTTCAAGGCTTACTTTGGCCGTCATTCCGCTCGAACGGAAATGA
- a CDS encoding acyl carrier protein, with amino-acid sequence MTDTDSTLRDILKDVLGLSAERVAAFDASTGLFGDLPELDSMAVAGLLTEIEDRLDIVIEDDEVDGELLETYGNLLAFLDSKVAA; translated from the coding sequence ATGACCGACACCGACAGCACCCTGCGCGATATCCTGAAAGACGTGCTTGGCCTTTCGGCAGAACGCGTCGCCGCGTTCGATGCCTCCACCGGCCTGTTCGGAGATCTGCCCGAGCTGGATTCGATGGCGGTCGCCGGCCTGCTGACCGAGATCGAGGACCGCCTCGACATCGTGATCGAGGACGACGAGGTCGATGGCGAATTGCTCGAAACCTATGGCAACCTGCTGGCCTTCCTGGATTCCAAAGTCGCCGCGTGA
- a CDS encoding tyrosine-protein phosphatase produces MAQDRVLPLEGIHNFRDYGGYAARGGRLRKGVLWRSGQHSEATPDDLAKVQRIGLGTVVDLRGDSEREANPCLRHEDFAGEVLFHPGETASVRGRAAHEEMAREVRSAADAHQAMLRLYETLPFRPVLVGTFRLYMQALAGRDAPSLLHCLAGKDRTGVAAALVHHLLGVHPDDMMADYLLTNTAGNAEARIEAGARHVREGFGRSMDDAAVRVLMGVDAAFLDRAFAAMIESHGSVEDYARDVLGVTPQALEAMERRLVEA; encoded by the coding sequence ATGGCGCAGGATCGCGTTCTTCCGCTCGAGGGCATTCACAACTTTCGTGACTACGGCGGTTATGCCGCGCGGGGCGGTCGGCTGCGCAAGGGCGTGTTGTGGCGCTCCGGCCAGCATTCCGAGGCGACGCCGGACGACCTGGCGAAGGTGCAGCGGATCGGCCTGGGCACCGTCGTCGACCTTCGCGGCGATAGCGAGCGTGAAGCCAACCCCTGCCTGCGCCACGAGGATTTCGCGGGTGAGGTCCTGTTCCATCCGGGCGAGACTGCCAGCGTTCGCGGGCGGGCCGCTCACGAGGAAATGGCGCGCGAGGTGCGCTCTGCCGCCGATGCGCACCAGGCCATGCTCCGCCTTTATGAGACCCTGCCGTTCCGTCCGGTCCTCGTCGGCACGTTCCGCCTCTACATGCAGGCCCTGGCAGGGCGTGATGCGCCCAGCCTTCTGCATTGCCTCGCCGGAAAGGACCGGACCGGCGTTGCCGCCGCGCTGGTTCACCATCTGCTCGGCGTGCATCCAGACGACATGATGGCCGACTACCTGCTCACCAACACCGCCGGCAACGCCGAGGCGCGGATCGAGGCCGGTGCGCGGCATGTCCGCGAAGGGTTCGGCCGGTCGATGGACGATGCTGCGGTGCGAGTGCTGATGGGCGTCGACGCGGCCTTCCTCGACCGCGCCTTTGCCGCGATGATCGAAAGCCACGGCAGCGTGGAGGACTATGCGCGCGATGTCCTCGGCGTCACCCCGCAGGCGCTCGAGGCGATGGAGCGGCGGTTGGTGGAGGCCTGA
- a CDS encoding acetyl-CoA C-acetyltransferase, producing MPEAYIIDAVRTPRGIGKPGKGALSHLHPQHLAATVLKALKDRNDLDTSTVDDIIWSTSSQVGKQGGDLGRMAALAAGYDISASGTTLDRFCGGGITSVNLACASVMSGMEDCVIAGGTEMMSFTAAHGAELANAGIKPLGMGSGNMELDALHPQSHQGVCGDAIAAREGIDRMALDALALVSQERADRAIREGRFDKSVVTVYNPDGTVALDHEEFPRPETTMEGLSSLKASFDGIADFDLGGTTFRKQIQRRYPELEWKGVHHAGNSSGVVDGAAALLIVSPAYAEKHGLKPRARIVAYANQGDDPTLMLNAPVPAARKVLDKAGLSKDDIDVWEINEAFAVVAEKFIRDLELDRDKVNINGGAMALGHPIGATGSILIGTALDELERSGGRYGLVTMCAAGGMAPAIIIERI from the coding sequence ATGCCCGAAGCCTATATCATCGACGCCGTCCGTACGCCGCGCGGGATCGGCAAGCCCGGCAAGGGCGCCCTTTCGCACCTGCACCCGCAGCATCTTGCCGCGACGGTGCTCAAGGCGCTGAAGGACCGCAACGACCTGGACACCTCGACCGTCGACGACATCATCTGGTCGACCTCGTCGCAGGTGGGCAAGCAGGGCGGCGATCTTGGCCGCATGGCAGCGCTGGCGGCAGGGTACGACATCTCGGCCAGCGGCACGACGCTCGACCGGTTCTGCGGCGGCGGCATCACTTCGGTGAACCTTGCCTGCGCCTCGGTCATGTCGGGCATGGAAGATTGCGTGATCGCCGGCGGCACCGAGATGATGAGCTTCACCGCCGCCCACGGCGCGGAGCTGGCCAATGCCGGGATCAAGCCGCTGGGCATGGGTTCGGGCAACATGGAACTGGATGCCCTGCACCCGCAGTCGCACCAGGGCGTGTGCGGCGATGCCATTGCCGCGCGCGAGGGGATCGACCGCATGGCGCTCGACGCGCTCGCCCTCGTAAGCCAGGAACGCGCCGACCGCGCGATCCGCGAGGGGCGCTTCGACAAGTCGGTGGTCACCGTCTACAACCCCGACGGCACGGTGGCGCTCGACCACGAGGAATTCCCGCGTCCGGAAACGACGATGGAAGGCCTGTCCTCGCTCAAGGCAAGCTTCGACGGAATTGCCGACTTCGACCTTGGCGGCACCACGTTCCGCAAGCAGATCCAGCGCCGCTATCCGGAACTGGAGTGGAAGGGCGTGCATCACGCGGGCAACTCCTCCGGCGTGGTCGACGGTGCGGCGGCGCTGCTGATCGTTTCACCCGCCTATGCCGAGAAGCATGGCCTGAAGCCGCGCGCGCGCATCGTTGCCTATGCCAACCAGGGCGATGACCCGACGCTCATGCTGAACGCTCCGGTGCCGGCGGCAAGGAAGGTCCTCGACAAGGCTGGCCTTTCGAAGGACGACATCGACGTCTGGGAAATCAACGAGGCCTTCGCGGTCGTGGCCGAGAAGTTCATCCGCGATCTCGAACTGGACCGCGACAAGGTGAACATCAACGGCGGCGCGATGGCATTGGGCCATCCGATCGGCGCGACGGGATCGATCCTGATCGGCACCGCGCTCGACGAACTGGAGCGGTCGGGCGGGCGCTATGGCCTGGTCACGATGTGCGCGGCAGGCGGCATGGCACCGGCGATCATCATCGAACGCATCTGA
- a CDS encoding M28 family peptidase, which translates to MRNKFRAAALTAAIFVPLAAQAEEPKGDVAWDILAGLTSEVGPRMPGSEAEARARTWAQARLEALGFSGVAIEPFTIRGYVRGRDEASLKAPIPFRLAVTALGYSGTTPDKGIEGDVVYFPTLDALKAAPAGSLAGKIAFIDHAMKRSQDGSGYGPYGNVRRQGPAIAAAKGAMGVVIRSIGTDSHRNPHTGGTTFPDGVSPIPAGAVSNPDADLIARIAGGGKPMRLAMTLTGRTTDNLPSGNVIGDLPGRDPSLPPILLGCHLDSWDLGTGAIDDAAGCAIITAAALNAQEGGRPLRTIRVLWAGSEELGGFGGKAYAQRHAEPHALAMESDFGAARVWRVNFNLGSASKPLADRIAAALSPMGIVRGSGKADGGTDVEPVIEKQKLGVVDLNQDGTHYFDLHHTPDDTLDKVDPADLAQNVAAWTEVLRIVANEPGPIVAAD; encoded by the coding sequence ATGCGAAACAAGTTCCGCGCCGCTGCGCTAACCGCCGCCATTTTCGTCCCCCTTGCCGCACAGGCCGAAGAACCGAAAGGCGATGTCGCCTGGGACATTCTCGCCGGCCTCACCAGCGAAGTCGGCCCGCGCATGCCGGGCAGCGAGGCCGAAGCGCGCGCGCGAACATGGGCGCAGGCGCGGCTCGAGGCGCTCGGTTTCAGCGGCGTCGCCATCGAACCGTTCACGATCCGCGGCTACGTGCGCGGCCGCGACGAGGCGAGCCTCAAGGCCCCGATCCCGTTCCGCCTGGCTGTCACCGCACTTGGCTACAGCGGCACAACGCCCGACAAGGGCATCGAAGGCGACGTCGTCTACTTCCCCACGCTCGATGCGCTGAAGGCAGCGCCCGCCGGATCGCTTGCCGGAAAGATCGCCTTCATCGACCATGCGATGAAGCGCAGCCAGGATGGCAGCGGCTATGGTCCCTACGGCAACGTTCGTCGCCAGGGGCCCGCCATCGCTGCGGCCAAGGGGGCCATGGGCGTCGTCATCCGCTCCATCGGCACGGACAGCCACCGCAATCCCCACACCGGCGGCACGACGTTTCCCGATGGCGTGAGCCCGATCCCGGCGGGCGCAGTGTCCAACCCGGACGCCGATCTCATCGCCCGCATCGCCGGCGGCGGCAAGCCGATGCGGCTGGCGATGACGCTTACCGGCAGGACGACCGACAACCTGCCTTCGGGCAATGTCATCGGCGACTTGCCCGGGCGCGACCCATCGCTTCCCCCCATCCTGCTCGGCTGCCACCTCGATAGCTGGGACCTCGGCACGGGCGCCATCGACGATGCGGCGGGCTGCGCCATCATCACCGCCGCCGCGCTCAACGCGCAGGAAGGCGGCAGGCCGCTGCGCACGATCCGCGTCCTGTGGGCGGGGTCCGAGGAACTCGGCGGCTTCGGCGGCAAGGCCTATGCGCAAAGGCACGCGGAGCCGCACGCGCTCGCGATGGAGAGCGATTTCGGCGCCGCGCGGGTCTGGCGTGTCAATTTCAACCTTGGCAGTGCCAGCAAGCCCCTGGCCGACCGTATCGCCGCCGCCCTTTCACCGATGGGCATCGTGCGCGGATCGGGCAAGGCCGATGGCGGGACCGATGTCGAGCCGGTGATCGAGAAGCAGAAGCTCGGCGTGGTCGATCTCAACCAGGACGGCACCCACTACTTCGACCTGCACCACACTCCCGACGACACTCTCGACAAGGTCGACCCGGCCGATCTGGCGCAAAACGTCGCCGCGTGGACCGAAGTTCTCAGGATCGTCGCGAACGAGCCGGGTCCCATCGTCGCGGCCGACTGA
- a CDS encoding hydrolase 1, exosortase A system-associated — protein sequence MTRRHLTFACEGATLVGTLDIDGASHGTGLLIVSGGNELRAGAWSGQAQLATRLAHAGFPVFRYDRRGVGDSEGENLSFRGALPDIAAALAAFRSAAPHLSRIVAFGNCDAAAALMLFGAELQVDGLVLANPWTIDGEEAPDAMPASAIRSRYLGKLASPREIWRLLSGGVNLGKLARGLRTAAGHSPAHAGLAQDMKAGLDAFAGPVAILLASRDRTAQMFEEAWGGEDPRIARIDSASHSFSDEAAREWLHARLVEALTR from the coding sequence ATGACGCGGCGGCATCTGACGTTCGCTTGCGAGGGCGCGACGCTGGTCGGCACGCTCGACATCGACGGGGCGAGCCATGGCACGGGGCTGCTAATTGTTTCGGGGGGCAACGAACTGCGGGCAGGCGCATGGTCTGGACAGGCACAGCTTGCAACCAGGCTGGCGCACGCCGGGTTCCCGGTCTTTCGATACGACCGGCGTGGCGTGGGCGACAGCGAGGGCGAGAACCTGTCGTTTCGCGGCGCCCTGCCCGACATCGCGGCGGCGCTGGCGGCCTTCCGCAGCGCCGCGCCGCACCTTTCGCGGATCGTCGCGTTCGGAAATTGCGATGCGGCGGCGGCGCTCATGCTGTTTGGCGCGGAGCTTCAGGTCGACGGGCTGGTGCTGGCCAATCCCTGGACGATCGACGGCGAGGAAGCACCGGATGCCATGCCGGCCTCGGCCATTCGCAGCCGCTACCTGGGCAAGCTGGCCAGCCCGCGAGAGATCTGGCGGCTGCTTTCGGGCGGCGTGAACCTCGGCAAGTTGGCCAGGGGCTTGCGCACCGCCGCAGGGCATTCCCCTGCCCACGCCGGACTGGCGCAGGACATGAAGGCCGGACTCGACGCGTTCGCCGGTCCCGTGGCGATCCTGCTGGCGAGCCGGGATCGCACCGCGCAGATGTTCGAGGAGGCCTGGGGCGGCGAAGACCCGCGCATCGCGCGGATCGACAGCGCATCGCACAGCTTCTCCGACGAGGCCGCGCGCGAATGGCTCCACGCGCGGCTGGTCGAAGCGCTTACGCGATAA
- a CDS encoding M20 metallopeptidase family protein, with amino-acid sequence MLQQELLEQARGFSDAIVALRRAIHAEPELGLHTPRTRDKVRNALAHLPLEWREGPSTTGLVATLKGRAGPGRRVLLRGDMDALPMTEETGLPFSSTIPGAMHACGHDTHTAMLAGAAELLCARADRIAGEVQFMFQPGEEGFHGARFMLEDGLIDPLPDAAFALHVMPNSPHGLVAGRAGPLLASADQFDIVVQGRGGHASMPHDALDPVPVACEIVTALQAVVTRKFPVSDPVVATVARIEAGTAHNVIADRVAMRGTLRTLSATNRARLHEALTRVATNIAAAHGLSADVAITPGFPVTVCDARAVDLGEKVVQDLTGERGFHRLDSPIMGAEDFSYVLEKVPGAMFFLGVAHEGVDWRSCCSIHSTRMMVDESVLPLGTAVLAGCAERFLAEGFA; translated from the coding sequence ATGCTCCAGCAAGAACTGCTCGAACAGGCGCGCGGATTTTCCGACGCCATCGTCGCGTTGCGACGCGCGATCCATGCCGAACCCGAACTCGGCCTGCACACCCCCCGCACGCGCGACAAGGTGCGCAACGCGCTTGCCCACCTGCCGCTCGAATGGCGCGAGGGGCCGTCGACCACGGGGCTCGTTGCCACGCTCAAGGGCCGGGCTGGGCCGGGTCGCCGCGTCCTCCTGCGCGGCGACATGGACGCCCTGCCGATGACAGAGGAAACCGGGTTGCCGTTTTCCTCGACCATCCCCGGCGCGATGCATGCCTGCGGGCACGATACCCACACCGCCATGCTGGCGGGCGCCGCCGAACTTCTTTGCGCGCGGGCAGACCGGATCGCGGGCGAGGTCCAGTTCATGTTCCAGCCGGGAGAGGAAGGCTTCCACGGCGCGCGTTTCATGCTCGAGGACGGGTTGATCGATCCGCTGCCGGATGCCGCGTTTGCGCTGCACGTCATGCCCAACAGCCCGCACGGCCTCGTTGCTGGGCGCGCCGGGCCGCTGCTCGCCTCGGCAGACCAGTTCGACATCGTGGTGCAGGGGCGGGGCGGCCACGCCTCGATGCCGCACGATGCTCTCGACCCGGTGCCAGTCGCCTGCGAGATCGTGACGGCGCTTCAGGCGGTCGTCACCCGCAAGTTCCCCGTCTCCGACCCGGTCGTCGCCACCGTGGCCAGGATTGAGGCGGGCACCGCGCACAACGTCATTGCCGATCGCGTCGCCATGCGCGGCACGCTGCGCACGCTTTCCGCCACCAATCGCGCCCGCCTCCACGAAGCGCTGACCCGCGTCGCCACCAACATCGCCGCCGCCCACGGGCTGAGCGCCGATGTCGCGATCACTCCCGGTTTTCCGGTCACCGTCTGCGATGCCCGCGCGGTCGATCTTGGCGAGAAGGTCGTCCAGGATCTCACCGGAGAGCGTGGCTTCCATCGCCTCGACAGCCCGATCATGGGGGCCGAGGATTTCTCTTACGTCCTTGAAAAGGTGCCAGGCGCGATGTTCTTCCTCGGGGTGGCCCACGAGGGCGTCGACTGGCGCTCCTGCTGCTCCATCCATTCGACCCGCATGATGGTCGATGAAAGCGTGCTGCCGCTTGGCACTGCAGTCCTTGCGGGTTGCGCCGAACGCTTCCTTGCCGAGGGTTTCGCATGA
- a CDS encoding response regulator receiver domain-containing protein, which produces MTLMHPSSGEPCRVLVLDDEPLILLDLEFAVEDAGCEPLTALDLGEALSIVQSTAISAAILDVSLGQGQTCEQVARTLAGMGIPYVLHTGDLDRMDEGVRKLGGTLVPKPTPAAVVVARALEPLAARTA; this is translated from the coding sequence ATGACGCTCATGCACCCCTCATCGGGCGAGCCCTGCCGTGTTCTGGTTCTCGACGATGAGCCACTGATCCTTCTCGACCTGGAATTCGCCGTCGAGGATGCCGGGTGCGAGCCGCTTACCGCGCTCGATCTGGGCGAGGCGCTGTCCATCGTCCAGTCCACCGCTATTTCCGCCGCAATCCTCGATGTGTCCCTGGGGCAGGGGCAGACCTGCGAACAGGTTGCCCGCACGCTTGCCGGCATGGGCATTCCCTACGTCCTTCACACCGGAGATCTGGACCGCATGGACGAAGGCGTACGCAAGCTGGGCGGCACGCTCGTGCCCAAGCCCACGCCCGCTGCGGTCGTGGTGGCGCGTGCCCTCGAACCCCTGGCGGCGCGGACGGCCTGA
- a CDS encoding GNAT family N-acetyltransferase, whose product MNVYHASLEEAQADPRLKGLQGASPFERLDWLALLANECLDPARARLSVVTSGECMAALPWIEREGRIDALANWYSFFVSPLGDSALLSRIVEALPHGRAAFAPLPEEDARLLARAFRNAGWCTLAAPCDVNHVLPVEGRSFAQYWAERPGALRETVRRKSRKGEVSLRILTEFSPEDWEAYETIYRLSWKPGEGSPAFLRKWAEADGEAGRLRLGIAEIDGAAVAAQFWTVEGGTAYIHKLAHDERFRKSSPGTLLTAAMFEHVIDRDRVDLIDFGTGDDPYKRDWMDDVRSRWSVQAWRPGAVRHWPSLALALARTLAGQIMRPLVSRNGDG is encoded by the coding sequence TTGAACGTCTATCACGCCAGTCTCGAGGAAGCGCAAGCCGACCCGCGCCTGAAGGGGTTGCAAGGCGCCTCGCCGTTCGAGCGGCTGGACTGGCTGGCGCTGCTGGCGAACGAATGCCTCGACCCGGCGCGGGCGCGCCTGAGCGTGGTCACCAGCGGCGAGTGCATGGCCGCGCTCCCCTGGATCGAGCGCGAGGGACGGATCGACGCGCTGGCCAACTGGTACAGCTTTTTTGTTTCTCCTCTTGGCGATAGCGCTCTTCTTTCACGGATAGTCGAGGCGCTTCCGCACGGGCGCGCCGCGTTCGCGCCACTGCCCGAGGAAGATGCGCGCCTGCTTGCCCGCGCCTTTCGGAACGCGGGGTGGTGTACGCTCGCGGCGCCTTGCGACGTCAACCATGTGCTTCCGGTCGAGGGGCGGTCCTTCGCCCAATACTGGGCCGAGCGTCCGGGCGCGCTGCGCGAGACGGTGCGTCGCAAGAGCCGCAAGGGCGAAGTATCCTTGCGCATCTTGACCGAATTTTCTCCCGAAGATTGGGAGGCTTACGAGACGATCTACAGGCTGAGCTGGAAGCCGGGCGAAGGCAGCCCGGCATTCCTGCGCAAATGGGCCGAAGCCGATGGCGAGGCGGGGCGGCTGCGGCTCGGCATTGCCGAAATCGACGGAGCGGCAGTGGCCGCGCAGTTCTGGACCGTCGAGGGTGGCACGGCCTACATCCACAAGCTCGCCCACGACGAACGCTTCCGAAAATCCTCGCCCGGGACGCTCCTGACGGCCGCGATGTTCGAACACGTGATCGACCGCGACCGCGTGGACCTGATCGATTTCGGGACAGGAGACGATCCCTACAAGCGCGACTGGATGGACGACGTGCGCTCGCGCTGGAGCGTGCAGGCCTGGCGTCCGGGCGCAGTGCGGCACTGGCCCTCGCTGGCCCTGGCGCTGGCCCGGACACTGGCCGGGCAGATCATGCGGCCTCTTGTGTCGCGAAATGGCGATGGTTAA